In Lathyrus oleraceus cultivar Zhongwan6 chromosome 2, CAAS_Psat_ZW6_1.0, whole genome shotgun sequence, the DNA window TCTGGGGTCTGATCTTTCACCGTGTTGAACTTTTTTCCTTAGAAATTATTTATTATGCTGTGGACGACAGTATTGTGAACGAGAatttatcatattcaaatttCTTACCTTTGCTTCAGATATGTGATATGGTAGCTGTAGCTCGTATCCTAAATGCTACTCTTGTAATTCCAGAACTCGATAAAAGATCGTTTTGGCGAGATACAAGGTAAATAATTTAATTTCTTTGTTGGCTATTATTTCTCTGTTATAGTTTCTCTTTATGTTGGACTTTACTTGATTGATAATAGATATTGTTGGCTTTTTTAATTCGGGTTTTATGATTTTTCTTTCAGCAATTTCTCTGATATTTTTGATGAAGACCATTTTATTAATTCTCTAGCTAACGATGTCAAAATAATTAAGAAGCTTCCCGATGAACTGGTTAATGAAACCAGAAAGGTCAAGCAATTCATAAGTTGGTCTGGCATGGATTATTATGAGAATGAGATTGCAAAGTTGTGGGAAGATTACCAAGTATGTATGTGGAAAATCTATAGTTATTATCTCTGTAGCACAGACACCTCTGAGAAAAGGTTTGTCTGTGTCAGTGTCCGAAACCAACACTGACACTTATGATTACGTTTAGtttattcattttttcaaattattaccgGTATGGACGTGCTAGTGTCGGTGTGGTGTTTCCGGTGTCCGTGCTTCATAGGTTATTATGCTGTTCTATGGTATCATTCCATTATTTGTCTTATTTTCTAACATATTATGCTTTCATCGAATTGTTATAACTTCTTAAGGTTATTCGTGCTTCCAAGTCTGATTCACGGCTAGCGAACAACAATCTACCTCCAGACATTCAGAAGCTTCGCTGCCGAGCTTGTTATGAAGCTCTTCGTTTCTCTCCTCGCATTGAACAAATAGGAAAAGTATATGCTTTGTGTTTCTATCTATGACTTTTCCATGACTTCTGTATTATTTCTCATTCTTTAATACTTTTCTTTGGGCCCTTGTAGTTGTTAGTTGAGAAAATGAGGTCATTGGGTCCTTATATTGCTCTGCATTTACGTTATGAGAAGGATATGCTTGCGTTTAGCGGGTGCACGCATGATTTATCTCTAGATGAAGCTGAAGAGCTACGGATTATCAGGTACAAAACTGTGGAATGTTCGGAAGGATAAATTGAATATCacgtattttttttgaaaatttttatATGCGAAACTTGTAGGGAGAACACTTCCTATTGGAAAGTAAAGGATATTGACCCTATTGAACAGAGATCCAAAGGGTTTTGCCCCTTAACTCCAAAGGAAGTTGGTATTTTTCTTACAGCTCTTGGATATCCATCGAAGACACCGATCTATATTGCTGCTGGCGAGATATATGGGGGTGAGTCTCATATGGCCGAACTGCGATCCCGTTATCCGTTGTTAATGAGCAAGGTAAGGAATTACAGTACTCATGTGTTGCTTTGTCGCTCATTTTTATTCAACATTTGTGTATCTCATGATGAATTTCAGGAAAAGTTGGCATCTTTTGAGGAGCTTGAACCCTTTTTCAATCATGCTTCTCAAATGGCTGCTCTTGACTATATTGTATCTATTGAAAGTGATATATTTATACCCTCTTATTCTGGAAACATGGCAAGGGCTGTTGAAGGTCATCGCCGTTTTCTTGGGCGTGGAAGATCAATATCTCCGGATAGGTAAAGCTCTCATTTACTCAAAGGAGCAGATATTCATTTGTCTCTCAT includes these proteins:
- the LOC127118738 gene encoding O-fucosyltransferase 7 isoform X1, with the translated sequence MLRRRLISLVLLRKLLTAAICLIAVVALFSVHFHIVPSSKDHKFNDKITTTRDLQSWTRELAPPHLSKAALQTPKLNGSIRDSDYEKLWKPPSNRGFLPCTTPSPNYTTPVESRGYLLVHTNGGLNQMRSGICDMVAVARILNATLVIPELDKRSFWRDTSNFSDIFDEDHFINSLANDVKIIKKLPDELVNETRKVKQFISWSGMDYYENEIAKLWEDYQVIRASKSDSRLANNNLPPDIQKLRCRACYEALRFSPRIEQIGKLLVEKMRSLGPYIALHLRYEKDMLAFSGCTHDLSLDEAEELRIIRENTSYWKVKDIDPIEQRSKGFCPLTPKEVGIFLTALGYPSKTPIYIAAGEIYGGESHMAELRSRYPLLMSKVRNYSTHVLLCRSFLFNICVSHDEFQEKLASFEELEPFFNHASQMAALDYIVSIESDIFIPSYSGNMARAVEGHRRFLGRGRSISPDRKALVRLFDKLDQGTITEGKKLSYRIIDLHRRRLGFPRKRKGPISGTKGMDRFRSEETFYANPLPDCLCRTEPSPQNISDVVK
- the LOC127118738 gene encoding O-fucosyltransferase 7 isoform X2 translates to MLRRRLISLVLLRKLLTAAICLIAVVALFSVHFHIVPSSKDHKFNDKITTTRDLQSWTRELAPPHLSKAALQTPKLNGSIRDSDYEKLWKPPSNRGFLPCTTPSPNYTTPVESRGYLLVHTNGGLNQMRSGICDMVAVARILNATLVIPELDKRSFWRDTSNFSDIFDEDHFINSLANDVKIIKKLPDELVNETRKVKQFISWSGMDYYENEIAKLWEDYQVIRASKSDSRLANNNLPPDIQKLRCRACYEALRFSPRIEQIGKLLVEKMRSLGPYIALHLRYEKDMLAFSGCTHDLSLDEAEELRIIRENTSYWKVKDIDPIEQRSKGFCPLTPKEVGIFLTALGYPSKTPIYIAAGEIYGGESHMAELRSRYPLLMSKEKLASFEELEPFFNHASQMAALDYIVSIESDIFIPSYSGNMARAVEGHRRFLGRGRSISPDRKALVRLFDKLDQGTITEGKKLSYRIIDLHRRRLGFPRKRKGPISGTKGMDRFRSEETFYANPLPDCLCRTEPSPQNISDVVK
- the LOC127118738 gene encoding O-fucosyltransferase 7 isoform X3, yielding MVADHLNGSIRDSDYEKLWKPPSNRGFLPCTTPSPNYTTPVESRGYLLVHTNGGLNQMRSGICDMVAVARILNATLVIPELDKRSFWRDTSNFSDIFDEDHFINSLANDVKIIKKLPDELVNETRKVKQFISWSGMDYYENEIAKLWEDYQVIRASKSDSRLANNNLPPDIQKLRCRACYEALRFSPRIEQIGKLLVEKMRSLGPYIALHLRYEKDMLAFSGCTHDLSLDEAEELRIIRENTSYWKVKDIDPIEQRSKGFCPLTPKEVGIFLTALGYPSKTPIYIAAGEIYGGESHMAELRSRYPLLMSKEKLASFEELEPFFNHASQMAALDYIVSIESDIFIPSYSGNMARAVEGHRRFLGRGRSISPDRKALVRLFDKLDQGTITEGKKLSYRIIDLHRRRLGFPRKRKGPISGTKGMDRFRSEETFYANPLPDCLCRTEPSPQNISDVVK